The Pseudophryne corroboree isolate aPseCor3 chromosome 2, aPseCor3.hap2, whole genome shotgun sequence genome has a segment encoding these proteins:
- the KCNA3 gene encoding potassium voltage-gated channel subfamily A member 3 — protein MDEHLSLLHSPPPSSTRHRTNSNIVNPGYTDGEQEIMTVVACDNILEEAAAHPGHHSSEAAAYEQDEHECCERVVINISGLRFETQLKTLSQFPDTLLGDPKKRMRYFDPLRNEYFFDRNRPSFDAILYYYQSGGRIRRPVNVPIDIFSEEIRFYELGEEAMEKFREDEGFIKEEERPLPTNEFQRQVWLLFEYPESSGPARGIAIVSVLVILISIVIFCLETLPEFRDDKEYNGPILPPVNGTGPYLSSSFTDPFFVVETLCIIWFSFELLVRFFACPSKATFSKNIMNIIDIVAIIPYFITLGTELAERQGNGQQAMSLAILRVIRLVRVFRIFKLSRHSKGLQILGQTLKASMRELGLLIFFLFIGVILFSSAVYFAEADDPSSGFNSIPDAFWWAVVTMTTVGYGDMHPVTIGGKIVGSLCAIAGVLTIALPVPVIVSNFNYFYHRETEGEEQAQYLHVGSCQHLSSNEDLKKTRSNSTLSKSEYMVIEEGVSPGPFQQPGFKTANCTPSNPNCATTKKIFTDV, from the coding sequence ATGGACGAGCACCTCAGCCTCCTGCACTCGCCTCCGCCGTCCTCCACCAGACACCGAACAAACAGCAACATCGTGAATCCAGGTTATACGGACGGAGAGCAGGAGATCATGACCGTGGTCGCATGCGATAACATCCTGGAGGAGGCGGCCGCCCACCCGGGTCACCACTCCTCAGAGGCAGCGGCGTACGAGCAGGACGAGCACGAGTGCTGCGAGCGGGTGGTCATCAACATCTCCGGGCTGCGCTTCGAGACGCAGCTGAAAACTTTATCCCAGTTCCCGGACACGCTGCTGGGGGACCCGAAGAAAAGGATGCGCTATTTCGACCCTCTACGGAATGAATACTTCTTCGACAGGAACCGACCCAGCTTCGACGCCATTCTCTATTATTATCAGTCCGGGGGCCGGATCCGCAGACCGGTCAATGTGCCCATTGACATATTCTCCGAAGAGATCCGCTTCTACGAGCTGGGAGAGGAGGCGATGGAGAAGTTCCGGGAGGACGAGGGATTCATCAAGGAAGAGGAGCGCCCGCTGCCCACTAACGAGTTTCAGAGGCAGGTGTGGTTGCTCTTCGAATACCCGGAGAGCTCTGGTCCTGCACGGGGCATCGCCATCGTCTCTGTCCTGGTCATCCTTATCTCTATCGTCATCTTCTGCTTGGAAACTTTGCCGGAGTTCCGGGACGACAAGGAGTATAATGGCCCCATTCTGCCGCCGGTGAATGGCACCGGCCCGTACCTGAGCAGCTCCTTCACCGACCCCTTTTTCGTGGTGGAGACTCTTTGCATCATCTGGTTCTCTTTCGAACTGCTTGTCCGGTTCTTCGCGTGCCCCAGCAAGGCCACCTTCTCTAAGAACATCATGAACATCATCGACATAGTGGCAATCATACCTTATTTCATCACCCTTGGCACGGAGCTGGCGGAGCGGCAGGGCAATGGACAGCAGGCCATGTCCTTGGCCATACTCCGGGTTATCCGCCTTGTTAGGGTATTCCGCATATTTAAACTCTCCAGGCATTCCAAGGGGTTGCAGATACTAGGGCAGACTCTGAAGGCCAGCATGAGGGAGCTGGGGCTGCTCATATTTTTCCTCTTCATCGGGGTCATCCTTTTCTCCAGCGCGGTCTACTTTGCGGAGGCTGACGACCCGTCGTCGGGCTTTAACAGCATCCCCGATGCGTTCTGGTGGGCAGTGGTGACCATGACCACAGTGGGCTACGGAGACATGCACCCCGTAACGATAGGAGGGAAGATAGTCGGGTCCCTGTGCGCCATCGCTGGGGTGCTGACTATCGCCCTGCCGGTGCCGGTCATTGTCTCCAACTTCAACTACTTCTACCACAGGGAGACGGAGGGTGAGGAGCAGGCCCAGTACCTGCATGTGGGCAGCTGCCAGCACCTCTCCTCTAACGAGGACCTGAAGAAGACCCGCAGCAACTCCACGCTCAGTAAGTCGGAATACATGGtaatagaggagggggtcagtccCGGCCCTTTCCAGCAGCCCGGCTTTAAGACGGCCAACTGCACCCCCAGCAACCCAAACTGTGCCACCACCAAGAAGATCTTCACTGACGTGTAA